Proteins found in one Aneurinibacillus uraniidurans genomic segment:
- the yhfH gene encoding protein YhfH encodes MIPVSEFYNNLPTKTCARCGAELSEQAESYMTECGSNDTCTNLPH; translated from the coding sequence ATGATTCCAGTGTCTGAGTTCTATAACAACCTTCCAACGAAAACTTGTGCACGCTGTGGAGCCGAATTATCTGAGCAGGCTGAGTCTTATATGACTGAATGCGGCAGCAACGATACGTGCACTAACTTGCCTCACTAA
- the trpS gene encoding tryptophan--tRNA ligase, producing the protein MTKQIFSGVQPSGNFTLGNYIGAMKRFVALQEEGNCIYSIVDLHSLTVPKEPQALREYTMQLAAMYLSIGIDPAKSILFIQSHVKEHAELGWLMQCTGYIGELERMTQYKDKSTGKEVVTCGLLTYPALMAADILLYNATHVPVGEDQKQHLEFTRDMAERFNKKYGETFIIPEPMIQEFGGRIMSLDDPSKKMSKSNPNAGSYVALLDEPSAIVKKIKRAVTDSEGVVRYDKVNKPAISNLLTIYSVCSNEPIETIEKRYEGRGYGDFKKDLAEVVVNALTPIQQEYTRWMASPELEDILKQGAERAAAIASVTLDRARRNMGLVTF; encoded by the coding sequence ATGACAAAACAAATTTTTTCTGGTGTGCAGCCGAGTGGGAATTTTACATTAGGTAACTACATCGGCGCCATGAAACGGTTCGTGGCCCTGCAGGAAGAAGGAAACTGTATCTACTCCATCGTAGACCTGCACTCGCTTACTGTACCAAAAGAGCCGCAAGCACTTAGAGAGTATACGATGCAGCTTGCTGCCATGTATCTAAGCATCGGAATCGATCCGGCAAAGTCCATTCTGTTCATCCAATCTCATGTTAAAGAGCATGCAGAACTCGGCTGGCTGATGCAATGCACAGGCTACATCGGTGAGCTTGAACGCATGACACAGTACAAAGATAAATCTACCGGCAAAGAAGTCGTAACATGCGGACTGCTTACATATCCGGCACTTATGGCAGCTGACATCTTGCTATATAATGCAACTCATGTTCCAGTTGGAGAAGATCAGAAGCAGCATCTGGAGTTCACTCGTGATATGGCCGAGCGTTTCAATAAAAAATACGGAGAAACATTCATCATCCCAGAACCGATGATTCAGGAGTTCGGCGGCCGCATCATGTCACTTGATGATCCTTCTAAGAAAATGAGCAAAAGCAATCCAAATGCAGGAAGCTATGTAGCGCTGCTGGATGAACCTTCTGCCATCGTCAAAAAAATCAAGCGGGCTGTAACGGATTCAGAAGGCGTTGTACGCTACGATAAAGTAAATAAACCTGCGATCAGCAACTTACTCACCATTTATTCCGTTTGCAGCAATGAGCCAATTGAAACGATTGAAAAGCGTTATGAGGGCCGTGGCTATGGCGACTTCAAAAAGGATCTTGCTGAAGTTGTCGTTAATGCGCTAACGCCAATCCAGCAGGAATACACACGCTGGATGGCAAGTCCCGAGCTTGAAGATATTCTCAAACAGGGAGCAGAGCGTGCCGCTGCTATTGCATCGGTTACGTTGGATCGCGCCCGCCGCAATATGGGACTTGTCACCTTCTAA
- a CDS encoding DUF533 domain-containing protein, which produces MHEKLDAASHPRLYEIRLLICAAQADGYLDDIEQEKIFRQVNLDIFSVRERQIFHDDLEYPKNPKDLASELSPYITDEEKMMLIRKMFKLVAMEKVMTNEERRMIFITGCELGIQDKKIEEIEQWVMEGVAWISRWDAITGKSRLDIKGST; this is translated from the coding sequence ATGCATGAAAAGCTAGATGCAGCAAGCCATCCAAGATTATATGAAATTCGGCTGCTGATTTGTGCTGCACAGGCAGACGGATATCTGGATGATATAGAGCAAGAGAAGATTTTTCGTCAGGTGAATCTTGATATTTTTTCTGTACGAGAACGTCAGATTTTTCATGATGACCTGGAATATCCGAAAAATCCAAAAGACCTGGCCAGCGAATTGAGCCCGTATATTACGGACGAAGAAAAAATGATGCTGATTCGCAAGATGTTTAAACTGGTAGCGATGGAAAAGGTGATGACGAACGAGGAACGACGAATGATTTTTATTACTGGGTGTGAGCTTGGAATTCAGGATAAGAAAATAGAAGAAATCGAGCAGTGGGTTATGGAAGGTGTGGCATGGATTTCTCGCTGGGATGCCATTACTGGAAAATCACGATTGGATATCAAAGGAAGCACATAA
- a CDS encoding YvrJ family protein, translated as MTDWIPVLSNVGFPAAVTLYLLVRVESRLEQLSGCITRLTETIHAMRD; from the coding sequence GTGACAGATTGGATTCCCGTGCTCTCGAATGTAGGTTTTCCGGCTGCTGTAACGCTGTACTTGCTCGTTCGGGTGGAGTCCCGGTTAGAACAGCTAAGTGGATGCATTACAAGGCTGACGGAAACCATTCACGCAATGCGAGACTAA
- a CDS encoding DUF2922 domain-containing protein — MKTLELQFTTAGGGMVTLAVADPIMPINAASVATAMDVIISRRIFDTPTGPIVGKKGVRLVDHQVSDIALA, encoded by the coding sequence GTGAAAACATTGGAGCTTCAATTTACAACAGCAGGTGGTGGAATGGTTACGTTAGCGGTCGCAGATCCAATCATGCCGATAAATGCTGCGAGTGTAGCGACGGCAATGGATGTTATCATTAGTCGCAGAATTTTTGATACACCAACGGGCCCGATTGTAGGAAAGAAAGGTGTGCGACTTGTAGATCATCAGGTCTCAGACATTGCTCTGGCATAG
- a CDS encoding DUF1659 domain-containing protein, translating into MAVSSVTKGMQLILLLEDGLGTDGKKKIRRKVYRGVSQTASQQDIYETAAALASLQEHPLVGVEQAAQTQLFQV; encoded by the coding sequence ATGGCAGTTTCAAGTGTAACAAAAGGAATGCAGCTAATCCTTCTGCTTGAGGATGGATTAGGTACAGACGGCAAGAAAAAAATCCGTCGCAAAGTATATCGCGGCGTTAGTCAGACTGCATCGCAACAGGATATTTATGAGACAGCAGCTGCACTGGCAAGTTTGCAGGAGCATCCGTTGGTTGGAGTAGAGCAGGCAGCTCAGACACAATTATTCCAGGTATAA
- a CDS encoding PilZ domain-containing protein: MKQNQREHFRQVFQNPLCANMTIVKIKDNQIDANHTKTCILDIGPGGLRFYTNLKLPVNPYIVLEFQTRIMDQILSLPGYIVRKIDTEELYEYGVRFVLDEQQKMELSSLLNTMTIRMRRNPNITSCSLCDSKDRMACIKKMDAPSSDESNSSSSFL; encoded by the coding sequence GTGAAGCAAAATCAAAGAGAACATTTTCGTCAGGTCTTCCAAAATCCACTGTGCGCCAATATGACTATTGTCAAGATTAAAGACAATCAAATTGATGCCAACCATACAAAAACATGTATCCTTGACATCGGGCCAGGTGGACTTCGCTTTTATACAAACCTCAAATTGCCTGTCAATCCATATATCGTGCTCGAATTTCAAACACGCATTATGGATCAGATCTTGTCACTCCCTGGCTATATTGTTCGCAAGATTGATACGGAAGAATTATATGAATACGGGGTACGCTTTGTACTTGATGAACAGCAAAAAATGGAACTATCATCCCTTTTGAACACGATGACAATCCGGATGCGTCGAAATCCAAATATCACCTCATGCTCTCTATGTGATAGTAAAGATCGTATGGCATGCATAAAAAAAATGGATGCCCCCTCCTCCGATGAGTCTAATTCCTCTTCTTCCTTTTTGTAA